A section of the Dermacoccus nishinomiyaensis genome encodes:
- a CDS encoding alpha/beta hydrolase, whose amino-acid sequence MSLTGWPLLALLTVLFVVFTIAAISERPRLRLPRLLRRTVTVVLSQLCAVLLVMVAVNDWGMFYGSWDDLLGAAGDVRTVTTNGEPAAEGLPASMGLTGWSKKGELPSKGGVFTLALHGPSSRLSTNALVYLPPRYFQKGHENERFPVVETIAGYPGDVPQLVDRLGYPAELEKQVKAGRARPMIMVFMKPTLAPPRDTECVDVPGGPQTLTFFSKDVPTLIKKELRTSDTGWGAMGHSTGGYCAAKLALMHPEQFSAAASLSGYFSPHEDEMTGSLFGGQEKLRQENDLTWRIQHLPIPHSAIFATMGQAEGGDEGIENTRAFMAIARAPLTTKFEVVDGGGHNFGTYQRVMPDAFAWLSTYMGR is encoded by the coding sequence GTGTCCCTCACCGGTTGGCCCCTGCTCGCACTGCTCACGGTGCTCTTCGTCGTCTTCACGATCGCCGCGATCAGCGAGCGTCCCCGGCTTCGTCTGCCCCGCCTGCTCAGGCGAACGGTGACGGTGGTGCTGTCGCAACTATGCGCCGTCCTGCTCGTCATGGTGGCTGTCAACGACTGGGGCATGTTCTACGGCTCATGGGACGACCTGCTCGGCGCCGCCGGTGACGTGCGTACCGTCACGACCAACGGTGAACCCGCAGCCGAGGGCTTGCCTGCGTCGATGGGGCTGACGGGGTGGAGCAAGAAGGGCGAACTGCCGAGCAAGGGTGGCGTCTTCACCCTCGCGTTGCACGGGCCGAGCAGCAGACTGTCGACGAACGCACTCGTCTACCTGCCGCCTCGGTACTTCCAGAAGGGGCACGAGAACGAGAGGTTTCCCGTCGTCGAGACGATCGCCGGCTACCCCGGTGACGTACCCCAGCTCGTCGACCGCCTCGGATACCCCGCCGAACTCGAAAAGCAGGTGAAGGCCGGGCGAGCGCGGCCGATGATCATGGTCTTCATGAAGCCGACGCTCGCGCCGCCCCGCGACACCGAATGCGTCGACGTGCCGGGCGGCCCGCAGACGCTGACGTTCTTCAGCAAGGACGTGCCCACGCTCATCAAGAAGGAGCTGCGCACGAGTGACACCGGCTGGGGTGCCATGGGGCATTCGACCGGCGGCTACTGTGCGGCGAAACTCGCGCTGATGCATCCCGAGCAGTTCTCGGCCGCCGCAAGCCTGTCCGGATACTTCAGCCCGCACGAGGACGAGATGACGGGTTCGTTGTTCGGTGGGCAGGAGAAGCTGCGACAGGAGAACGACCTGACGTGGCGGATCCAGCACCTGCCGATTCCCCACAGCGCGATCTTCGCGACGATGGGCCAGGCCGAAGGTGGTGACGAGGGCATCGAGAACACCCGCGCGTTCATGGCGATTGCGCGGGCACCCCTCACGACGAAGTTCGAGGTCGTCGACGGCGGCGGCCACAACTTCGGCACGTACCAGCGCGTCATGCCCGATGCGTTCGCGTGGCTCAGCACCTACATGGGGCGCTGA
- a CDS encoding HAD-IC family P-type ATPase, whose protein sequence is MGEREQHEAGLSTAEVEELTRRGEVNHAPDDGMRSTWQIVRANLFTRINAIFAILVALVVATGSLRNALFGLAIVINSIVGIAQELRARHTLKQLSIVNTAEVTVRRDGEAKKIPTTDIVTGDIVELSSGSQIAVDGVVVRADHLDVDESLLTGESDPIDKRSDDDLRSGSFVVAGSGLMRATAVGGDSYAAKLTADAGEFTLVRSELRSGIDSILKVITYLLIPAGLITIVNQLLLARDDWKQAVLGMVAALTPMVPEGLVLLTSVAFAVGVIRLGRRQCLVNELPAIEGLARVDVVCADKTGTLTEPGMTLERVEPLGDTDEGSAKEALAALAHADEHPNATMLAVKDAFGDAPGWGVEARAPFSSATKWSGVSFAGHGNWVMGAADILLDPDSADGERATEVGASGARVLLLAEAETRVDADGAPGELTPRALVVLAQKVRPDAAKTLEYFHDQGVEVKVISGDNARSVGAVAESLGLGEADQALDARKLPTDTAELADALDKGVVFGRVKPDGKRAMVRALHSRDHIVAMTGDGVNDVLALKDADVGVAMGSGSDATRAVAQIVLLDNKFATLPHVVAEGRRVIGNIERVAHLFLTKTIYAVTLALVIGLLGLGAHLFHTPSLAYPFEPIHLTIAAWFTIGVPSFVLSLLPNSERARSGFVPRVMRFAIPSGLVIAAVTLACYLLVRHGQGGGADAVTDAGFGAGHTQIATATLTTLIACSWWVLVIVARPLDRLRLALVTVCFLAYVPMFLLPFTRRWFSLDPTNLSRMAIAAACALVGVAALESVHRVVARRQGQAPAVHG, encoded by the coding sequence ATGGGAGAGCGGGAACAGCACGAGGCGGGCCTGAGCACAGCCGAGGTGGAGGAACTGACGCGTCGCGGGGAGGTCAACCACGCCCCTGACGACGGCATGCGCTCGACGTGGCAGATCGTGCGAGCGAACCTGTTCACACGCATCAACGCGATCTTCGCGATCCTCGTGGCCCTCGTCGTCGCGACGGGCTCGCTGCGCAACGCGCTGTTCGGGCTCGCCATCGTCATCAACAGCATCGTCGGCATCGCGCAGGAGCTGCGCGCCCGTCACACGCTGAAGCAGCTCAGCATCGTCAACACGGCCGAGGTGACGGTCCGGCGCGACGGCGAGGCGAAGAAGATACCGACGACGGACATCGTCACCGGCGACATCGTCGAGCTGTCGTCCGGTTCGCAGATCGCCGTCGACGGTGTCGTCGTGCGCGCCGATCACCTCGACGTCGACGAGTCACTGCTGACGGGTGAATCAGACCCGATCGACAAGCGCAGCGACGACGACCTGCGCTCCGGCAGCTTCGTCGTCGCGGGCTCGGGGCTGATGCGCGCCACCGCCGTCGGCGGAGATTCGTACGCCGCCAAGCTCACGGCCGACGCCGGCGAATTCACGCTCGTGCGCTCCGAACTGCGCAGCGGCATCGACAGCATCCTCAAGGTCATCACCTACCTGCTCATCCCCGCCGGCCTCATCACGATCGTCAACCAGCTGCTGCTCGCGCGCGACGACTGGAAGCAGGCCGTCCTCGGCATGGTGGCCGCACTGACCCCGATGGTGCCCGAGGGCCTCGTGCTGCTGACGTCCGTCGCGTTCGCCGTCGGCGTCATCCGCCTCGGGCGCCGTCAGTGCCTCGTCAACGAGCTGCCAGCGATCGAGGGCCTCGCGCGCGTCGATGTCGTCTGCGCCGACAAGACGGGCACCCTGACCGAGCCGGGCATGACGCTCGAACGCGTCGAACCGCTCGGTGACACCGACGAGGGCAGTGCGAAGGAGGCACTCGCCGCCCTCGCGCACGCCGACGAGCACCCGAACGCGACGATGCTCGCCGTCAAGGACGCGTTCGGCGATGCGCCGGGTTGGGGCGTCGAGGCGCGGGCGCCGTTCAGTTCCGCGACGAAGTGGTCGGGCGTCTCGTTCGCCGGGCACGGCAACTGGGTCATGGGTGCCGCCGACATCCTGCTCGACCCCGATAGCGCCGACGGTGAGCGCGCGACCGAGGTCGGCGCGAGCGGCGCTCGCGTTCTGCTGCTCGCCGAGGCGGAGACGCGCGTCGACGCCGACGGCGCGCCCGGCGAGCTGACGCCGCGCGCCCTCGTCGTGCTCGCGCAGAAGGTGCGCCCCGACGCCGCGAAGACGCTCGAGTACTTCCACGACCAGGGGGTCGAGGTGAAGGTCATCTCCGGCGACAACGCGCGCAGCGTCGGCGCCGTCGCCGAATCCCTCGGCCTCGGCGAGGCCGACCAGGCGCTCGACGCACGCAAGTTGCCCACGGACACAGCCGAACTCGCCGACGCGCTCGACAAGGGCGTCGTGTTCGGGCGCGTCAAGCCCGACGGCAAGCGCGCGATGGTGCGGGCGCTGCACAGCCGCGACCACATCGTCGCGATGACCGGTGACGGCGTCAACGACGTCCTCGCCCTCAAGGACGCGGACGTCGGCGTCGCCATGGGCTCCGGCAGCGACGCGACACGCGCCGTCGCCCAGATCGTCCTGCTCGACAACAAGTTCGCGACGCTGCCGCACGTCGTCGCCGAGGGCCGCCGCGTCATCGGCAACATCGAACGCGTCGCTCACCTGTTCCTCACGAAGACGATCTACGCGGTGACGCTCGCCCTCGTCATCGGCCTGCTCGGGCTCGGGGCGCACCTGTTCCACACGCCCTCGCTCGCGTACCCGTTCGAGCCGATCCACCTGACGATCGCCGCCTGGTTCACGATCGGCGTTCCTTCGTTCGTGCTGTCACTGCTGCCCAACAGCGAACGAGCGCGCAGCGGATTCGTGCCGCGCGTCATGCGGTTCGCGATTCCGTCGGGGCTCGTCATCGCCGCCGTCACGCTCGCGTGCTACCTGCTCGTGCGCCACGGCCAGGGTGGCGGTGCGGACGCCGTCACCGACGCAGGGTTCGGCGCCGGGCACACCCAGATTGCGACGGCGACGCTCACGACGCTCATCGCGTGCAGCTGGTGGGTGCTCGTCATCGTCGCGCGTCCGCTCGACCGCCTGCGTCTCGCGCTCGTGACGGTGTGCTTCCTCGCCTACGTCCCGATGTTCCTGCTGCCGTTCACCCGTCGCTGGTTCTCGCTCGACCCGACGAACCTGTCGAGGATGGCGATCGCGGCTGCCTGCGCGCTCGTCGGCGTCGCGGCGCTCGAGAGTGTGCACCGCGTGGTGGCGCGACGTCAGGGCCAGGCGCCCGCGGTGCACGGCTGA
- a CDS encoding peptidoglycan-binding protein, with translation MTKYLPKHLATRHGRVESARVGAAAARGSRSALALGVGATLPVAGAAVMAAPAFAAQETPAPAPAPTISPVLTFDSRGEAVKTLQARLALVVDGWYGPVTTAAVKDFQRANGLDVDGVVGPRTWAALDASSAQPSAGDVVRRGDSGPLVRAIQSKLGVNVDGVFGSLTESAVVTFQRSHGLVVDGVVGAKTTYALALATDQATGGDTGTPGQAGVPPLVHPDAPYELPFLNGYPAPITQGPYGAASHHKYYDKHAVDFGVPTGTQVVASASGVVFKTENNVTGGNTVLIKDASGFCMEYAHLSSMNVVAGQRVSQGQKIALSGNTGFSTGPHLHWGIVDCSSYTSIKIADSKELGTTYVPGTVGVSRNGS, from the coding sequence ATGACGAAGTACTTGCCCAAGCACCTTGCCACGCGCCACGGCCGCGTCGAGTCCGCGCGCGTCGGTGCTGCCGCAGCCCGCGGCTCCCGATCCGCCCTCGCGCTCGGCGTGGGCGCGACGCTGCCCGTCGCCGGAGCGGCTGTGATGGCTGCCCCGGCTTTCGCGGCGCAGGAGACGCCGGCGCCGGCGCCCGCTCCCACCATCTCGCCCGTGCTGACCTTCGACTCGCGCGGCGAGGCCGTCAAGACCCTGCAGGCTCGCCTCGCTCTCGTCGTCGACGGCTGGTACGGCCCGGTCACCACAGCGGCCGTCAAGGACTTCCAGCGCGCCAACGGCCTCGACGTCGACGGCGTCGTCGGCCCCCGTACGTGGGCGGCGCTCGACGCGTCGTCCGCACAGCCGAGCGCCGGCGACGTCGTCCGACGCGGCGACTCGGGCCCGCTCGTGCGCGCCATCCAGTCGAAGCTCGGGGTGAACGTCGACGGCGTGTTCGGGTCGCTCACCGAGTCGGCGGTCGTGACGTTCCAGCGCTCGCACGGCCTCGTCGTCGACGGTGTCGTCGGGGCGAAGACGACGTATGCCCTCGCTCTCGCCACGGACCAGGCGACCGGTGGTGACACCGGTACCCCCGGCCAGGCGGGCGTCCCGCCGCTCGTCCACCCGGACGCGCCGTACGAGCTGCCGTTCCTCAACGGCTACCCGGCGCCCATCACGCAGGGTCCGTACGGGGCAGCGAGCCATCACAAGTACTACGACAAGCACGCCGTCGACTTCGGGGTTCCGACGGGGACGCAGGTCGTCGCCTCCGCGTCGGGCGTCGTGTTCAAGACCGAGAACAACGTCACCGGTGGCAACACCGTCCTCATCAAGGACGCCTCCGGTTTCTGCATGGAGTACGCGCACCTGTCGTCGATGAACGTCGTTGCGGGGCAGCGAGTCTCGCAGGGGCAGAAGATCGCGTTGTCGGGCAACACCGGCTTCTCGACGGGACCGCACCTGCACTGGGGCATCGTTGACTGCTCCTCCTACACGAGCATCAAGATCGCCGACTCGAAGGAGCTCGGCACCACCTACGTCCCGGGCACGGTCGGCGTCTCGCGCAACGGATCTTGA
- a CDS encoding recombinase family protein, producing the protein MSRNQTQGASRVSSTSQNLARQLEALGGVDELFTDHQSGKSRADRAGLSDALRYVRRGDTLRVASMDRLARSLVDLEQIVSDLTARKVSVEFVKERLTFSPDATADPFATFQRQLIGAVAELERSLIRERQREGIDLAKVRGVYKGRARRLTDEQVAHVRQAAAAGANKAKLAIDLGVSRRLIYDVIAGNGSEVLTAHVLEP; encoded by the coding sequence ATGAGTCGGAACCAAACCCAGGGCGCTTCACGCGTCTCGTCGACGTCACAGAATCTCGCTAGGCAGCTCGAAGCGCTTGGGGGCGTCGATGAGCTGTTCACTGACCATCAATCGGGCAAGAGCCGAGCCGATCGCGCTGGCTTGTCGGATGCGCTGCGCTACGTGCGTCGCGGTGACACGTTGCGCGTCGCGTCGATGGATCGGCTCGCGCGATCGCTGGTCGACCTCGAGCAGATCGTCTCCGACCTCACCGCGCGCAAGGTGAGCGTCGAGTTCGTCAAGGAACGCCTCACCTTCTCACCCGACGCCACGGCCGACCCGTTCGCGACGTTCCAGCGCCAACTCATCGGCGCCGTCGCCGAACTCGAGCGTTCCCTCATCCGCGAACGCCAACGTGAAGGCATCGACCTGGCAAAAGTACGCGGCGTGTACAAGGGCCGCGCCCGCCGCCTCACCGACGAACAGGTTGCGCACGTGCGTCAGGCAGCAGCCGCCGGCGCGAACAAGGCCAAGCTCGCGATCGACCTTGGGGTCTCACGCCGCCTTATCTATGACGTCATCGCTGGCAACGGCTCAGAAGTTCTGACCGCCCATGTCCTTGAACCGTGA
- a CDS encoding sunset domain-containing protein: MNRALALAGATTLAAATAFTATPALAAATVTTRVANLAVTPTTVTKGSSITLKGQAQKLAKTWTATPGASVVVFFDADGSAPNTAQRTLKADARGNFATSMAPQASGYWSVQLKATSTNKASTSTRVYVKVTAPAPSRGSAIVMPKGSVNCPSWAPIKGNASSHIFHRPGQRFYAKTHPEMCFSTPAAAIKAGYRASKI; the protein is encoded by the coding sequence ATGAACCGTGCCCTCGCCCTGGCCGGCGCGACGACGCTCGCCGCCGCCACCGCCTTCACCGCCACGCCCGCCCTGGCCGCGGCGACCGTCACGACGCGCGTCGCGAACCTTGCGGTGACACCGACGACGGTCACGAAGGGCTCGAGCATCACGCTCAAGGGCCAGGCGCAGAAGCTGGCGAAGACCTGGACGGCGACTCCGGGTGCGTCTGTCGTCGTGTTCTTCGACGCTGACGGTTCTGCCCCGAACACCGCGCAGCGCACGCTGAAGGCCGATGCGCGCGGCAACTTCGCGACGTCGATGGCCCCGCAGGCGAGCGGATACTGGAGCGTTCAGCTCAAGGCGACGTCGACGAACAAGGCCTCGACCTCGACGCGTGTCTACGTCAAGGTGACGGCCCCCGCGCCATCGCGCGGCAGCGCCATCGTCATGCCGAAGGGCAGCGTCAACTGCCCCAGTTGGGCGCCGATCAAGGGCAATGCGTCGAGCCACATCTTCCACAGGCCCGGCCAGCGCTTCTACGCGAAGACGCACCCCGAGATGTGCTTCTCGACGCCGGCTGCCGCGATCAAGGCGGGGTATCGCGCGTCGAAGATCTGA
- the dnaB gene encoding replicative DNA helicase, with amino-acid sequence MSVAELEPYEAPPEFDGAGSSSMPPGKLPPQDLQAEQSVIGGMMLSKDAIADVIAEVKGIDFYRPAHETIFDAITDLYGRGEPADAITVADELTKRGELARIGGQAYLHQIIASVPTAANAGYYAQIVAERAVLRRLVDAGTRIVQMGYGDEGGDVEDIVNAAQAEVYAVADKRGGEDYVRLGDVIEATADEIEQASGTDGQMVGVPTGFSELDGLTNGLHPGQMIVIAARPAMGKSTLGMDIIRSAAIHHNMTAAFFSLEMGRTEITMRLLSAEAGIQLQHMRKGQMRDEDWTRLATTMGRVSDAPLFIDDSPNMSLMEIRAKARRLKQRHDLKIIAIDYLQLMSSGKRVESRQQEVSEFSRALKLLAKELEVPVIAISQLNRGPEQRTDKRPQMADLRESGSIEQDADMVILLHRDDYFNKESEKAGEAEIIVAKHRAGPTADITVAFQGHYSRFKDMGGQNF; translated from the coding sequence GTGAGCGTGGCTGAGCTGGAGCCGTACGAGGCGCCGCCGGAGTTCGACGGGGCGGGTTCGTCGTCGATGCCGCCGGGCAAGCTGCCGCCGCAGGATCTGCAGGCGGAGCAGAGCGTCATCGGCGGCATGATGCTGAGCAAGGACGCGATCGCCGACGTCATCGCCGAGGTCAAGGGCATCGATTTCTACCGCCCGGCGCACGAGACGATCTTCGACGCGATCACCGACCTGTACGGCCGAGGTGAGCCGGCGGACGCCATCACCGTCGCCGACGAGCTGACGAAGCGCGGCGAACTCGCGCGCATCGGCGGGCAGGCGTACCTGCACCAGATCATCGCGTCGGTGCCGACGGCCGCGAACGCCGGGTACTACGCGCAGATCGTCGCCGAACGGGCCGTGCTGCGCCGGCTCGTCGACGCCGGCACCCGCATCGTGCAGATGGGCTACGGCGACGAGGGCGGCGACGTCGAGGACATCGTCAACGCCGCGCAGGCCGAGGTGTACGCCGTCGCCGACAAGCGTGGCGGCGAGGACTACGTGCGGCTCGGCGACGTCATCGAGGCGACGGCCGACGAGATCGAGCAGGCCTCCGGCACCGACGGGCAGATGGTCGGCGTACCGACGGGTTTCTCCGAGCTCGACGGGCTGACGAACGGTCTGCACCCCGGGCAGATGATCGTCATCGCGGCACGACCGGCCATGGGAAAGTCGACGCTCGGCATGGACATCATTCGCAGCGCCGCGATTCATCACAACATGACGGCCGCGTTCTTCTCGCTCGAGATGGGGCGCACGGAGATCACGATGCGCCTGCTGTCGGCCGAGGCCGGAATTCAGTTGCAGCACATGCGAAAAGGCCAGATGCGTGACGAGGACTGGACGCGTCTGGCGACGACGATGGGCCGCGTCTCGGACGCGCCGTTGTTCATCGACGACTCACCGAACATGTCGCTCATGGAGATCCGCGCGAAGGCGCGCCGGCTCAAGCAGCGCCACGACCTGAAGATCATCGCGATCGACTACCTGCAGCTCATGAGCTCGGGCAAGCGCGTCGAATCACGTCAGCAGGAGGTGTCGGAGTTCTCGCGTGCGCTCAAGCTGCTCGCGAAGGAGCTCGAGGTACCCGTCATCGCGATCTCGCAGCTGAACCGTGGCCCCGAGCAGCGCACCGACAAGCGCCCGCAGATGGCGGACCTGCGTGAATCGGGTTCGATCGAGCAGGACGCCGACATGGTGATCCTGCTGCACCGTGACGACTACTTCAACAAGGAGTCGGAGAAGGCCGGCGAGGCCGAGATCATCGTCGCCAAGCACCGTGCGGGCCCGACGGCCGACATCACGGTCGCGTTCCAGGGTCACTACTCACGGTTCAAGGACATGGGCGGTCAGAACTTCTGA
- a CDS encoding polysaccharide deacetylase family protein, translating to MAADGNGTTNDGRGDDGTAKTLSKAAVARRTVLSGAGVWALAACSTSSKSDGSGKGVKADSSAKASASSASPQGKTIGDGSMSDTGPQPGLYKPKKLKKGDVPPQFVVVSWDGAAELVDNPLLSRFRKVSRETGAHMTLFLSGIYFLPESKKTLYHAPHHKPGATDINFLPDDCVHATIKGIGESWTEGHEIGTHFNGHFCGPTGGSTWSPSDWGSEIDQARSFVANWRTNTGFHDLPPLPFDYDKELIGGRTPCLEGGDNLRTEASKLGWRYDTSKSTLQMWPKKDKGLWDMSLQSIPLAGTRFQVLSMDYNIMFNQSKVTKGNPAMHATWRKQAVDSYMAGFNRSYEGNRAPLVIGNHFEGWNGGIYMDAVEEVMRKVAAHKDAKMVSFRELCDWMDAQDPKVVKKLQALAPGETPPGGWDEYLELT from the coding sequence ATGGCCGCTGACGGCAACGGAACGACGAACGATGGACGAGGCGACGACGGCACCGCGAAGACGCTGTCGAAGGCTGCGGTGGCGCGCCGCACCGTGCTGAGCGGCGCGGGCGTGTGGGCGCTCGCCGCATGCAGCACGTCGTCGAAGTCGGACGGCTCCGGCAAGGGCGTCAAGGCCGACAGCTCGGCCAAGGCGTCGGCGTCGTCGGCGAGCCCGCAGGGCAAGACGATCGGCGACGGCTCGATGAGCGACACCGGCCCGCAGCCGGGGCTCTACAAGCCCAAGAAGCTCAAGAAGGGCGACGTGCCGCCGCAGTTCGTCGTCGTGTCGTGGGACGGTGCGGCCGAGCTCGTCGACAACCCGTTGCTGTCGCGCTTCCGCAAGGTTTCACGTGAAACCGGCGCGCACATGACGCTGTTCCTCTCCGGCATCTACTTCCTGCCCGAGAGCAAGAAGACGCTCTACCATGCGCCGCACCACAAGCCTGGTGCGACCGACATCAACTTCCTGCCCGATGACTGCGTCCACGCGACGATCAAGGGCATCGGTGAGTCGTGGACTGAGGGCCACGAGATCGGTACCCACTTCAACGGCCACTTCTGCGGCCCGACGGGTGGCTCGACGTGGTCGCCGAGCGACTGGGGCAGCGAGATCGATCAGGCCCGCTCGTTCGTCGCGAACTGGCGGACCAACACCGGATTCCACGACCTGCCGCCGCTGCCGTTCGACTACGACAAGGAACTCATCGGCGGACGCACGCCCTGCCTCGAGGGCGGCGACAACCTGCGCACCGAGGCCTCAAAGCTCGGATGGCGCTACGACACGAGCAAGAGCACGCTGCAGATGTGGCCGAAGAAGGACAAGGGCCTGTGGGACATGAGCCTGCAGTCCATCCCGCTGGCCGGCACGCGCTTCCAGGTGCTGTCGATGGACTACAACATCATGTTCAACCAGTCGAAGGTGACGAAGGGCAACCCGGCCATGCACGCGACGTGGCGCAAGCAGGCCGTCGACTCCTACATGGCCGGGTTCAACCGTTCGTACGAGGGCAACCGCGCTCCGCTCGTCATCGGCAACCACTTCGAGGGCTGGAACGGCGGCATCTACATGGACGCCGTCGAGGAGGTCATGCGCAAGGTCGCCGCGCACAAGGACGCGAAGATGGTGTCCTTCCGTGAGCTGTGCGACTGGATGGACGCGCAGGACCCGAAGGTCGTCAAGAAGCTGCAGGCCCTCGCTCCCGGCGAGACGCCGCCCGGTGGCTGGGACGAGTACCTCGAACTCACCTGA
- a CDS encoding IS3 family transposase (programmed frameshift) gives MPKKYDQQLREHAVRMVLDKRSAEACSQRVAMDAVGASPGIAPATIRNWMPRAGEQPAMVGAAAPRESLEEENRRLRRELAETRRANEILKKASGFFRSGTRPPHDEMIRFIDEHKGQFGVESICRVLGATECGFITSRGYRAAKARPRCARAIRDEVLIDEIRRVHQQNYDVYGQRKMWHAMRRQGWMIGRDQTARLMKVAGLHGVRRGRHPFTTVASKLPDHRPDLVERDFHAMAPNELWVADITYVRTVGGFAYTAFITDACTRKIVGWSVASSLTTQALPLIALQQAITTTPAARQSGRLVHHSDRGVQYVSLAYTDTLAEHGVAPSVGTVGDSYDNALAETVNGLYKAELIYSRTTWPSTSAVELATLEWVSWWNHQRLHEALDYRTPVEVEAAYDQSHTSTLVTT, from the exons ATGCCCAAGAAGTACGACCAGCAGTTGCGTGAGCACGCCGTCAGGATGGTGCTCGACAAGCGCTCCGCCGAAGCATGCTCACAGCGCGTCGCGATGGACGCCGTCGGAGCCTCGCCCGGCATCGCGCCGGCGACCATCCGTAACTGGATGCCCCGTGCTGGCGAACAACCAGCCATGGTGGGCGCGGCAGCGCCACGTGAGTCCCTGGAGGAAGAGAACCGGCGCCTTCGCCGCGAACTTGCAGAGACACGGCGCGCGAACGAGATCTTGAAGAAAGCATCGG GCTTTTTTCGCAGCGGAACTCGACCGCCCCACGACGAAATGATCCGGTTCATCGACGAACACAAGGGTCAGTTCGGGGTCGAGTCCATCTGTCGCGTGCTGGGCGCGACGGAGTGTGGGTTCATCACGTCGCGCGGCTACCGGGCAGCGAAAGCCCGCCCGCGCTGCGCGCGAGCGATCCGTGACGAGGTCCTCATCGACGAGATCCGGCGCGTCCACCAGCAGAATTACGACGTGTACGGCCAGCGCAAGATGTGGCACGCGATGCGCCGCCAGGGCTGGATGATCGGACGCGATCAGACCGCCCGGCTCATGAAAGTCGCTGGGCTGCACGGTGTTCGGCGCGGGCGTCACCCGTTCACGACCGTCGCGTCGAAGCTGCCCGATCACCGCCCGGACCTGGTCGAGCGTGACTTCCACGCGATGGCGCCGAACGAGCTGTGGGTTGCGGACATCACGTACGTGCGCACCGTCGGTGGGTTCGCGTACACGGCGTTCATCACCGATGCGTGCACGCGCAAGATCGTGGGCTGGTCGGTCGCGTCATCGCTGACGACGCAGGCATTGCCGCTGATCGCGTTGCAGCAGGCGATCACCACGACCCCGGCGGCGCGTCAGAGCGGACGGCTCGTGCACCACAGCGACCGCGGAGTCCAGTACGTTTCGCTGGCGTACACCGACACGTTGGCCGAGCACGGCGTTGCGCCTTCCGTTGGGACAGTAGGCGATTCGTACGATAACGCCTTGGCTGAGACGGTCAACGGCTTGTACAAGGCCGAGCTGATCTACTCACGCACGACGTGGCCGTCGACATCGGCGGTCGAATTGGCGACGCTGGAGTGGGTCAGCTGGTGGAACCACCAGCGCCTGCACGAAGCCCTCGACTACCGCACCCCAGTCGAGGTCGAAGCGGCTTACGATCAATCCCACACGAGCACCCTCGTCACCACATAA